In Topomyia yanbarensis strain Yona2022 chromosome 2, ASM3024719v1, whole genome shotgun sequence, one DNA window encodes the following:
- the LOC131679315 gene encoding uncharacterized protein LOC131679315 produces the protein MISLLEDSYTLALLWFLMMEQRFAGNVRLRECYTQFMEDYEQLGHIEECPRIIGPQFFLPHHAILHPESSTIKIRVVFDGSSKGASKLSLNDILHSGHTVQPPLLTTVINFQMPLFVITTDAEKMFSQVWVHQEDRKFQQIIRRIDPSGLLKCYQLKT, from the coding sequence ATGATATCACTATTAGAGGACTCTTACACACTAGCATTGCTGTGGTTCCTGATGATGGAGCAACGTTTTGCGGGAAATGTGCGTCTACGCGAATGCTATACACAGTTCATGGAAGATTACGAACAGTTAGGACATATCGAGGAATGTCCACGTATTATAGGTCCGCAGTTTTTTCTCCCCCACCATGCCATTCTTCATCCCGAGAGTAGCACGATAAAAATTCGCGTCGTCTTTGATGGTAGCAGTAAGGGAGCCAGCAAGCTTTCGTTGAATGATATTCTCCACAGTGGGCATACAGTGCAACCTCCTCTGCTGACTACTGTGATCAATTTTCAGATGCCTCTATTTGTAATCACGACAGACGCAGAAAAAATGTTCAGTCAGGTCTGGGTGCATCAAGAAGACCGCAAGTTCCAACAAATTATTAGGCGAATAGATCCGTCGGGACTACTGAAGTGTTATCAACTGAAAACCTAA